The following are encoded in a window of Salvelinus sp. IW2-2015 unplaced genomic scaffold, ASM291031v2 Un_scaffold83, whole genome shotgun sequence genomic DNA:
- the LOC112068110 gene encoding lysophospholipid acyltransferase 2: MYSADFTGPMMVITQKITSLAFEIHDGLARKEEQLTPSQRCLAVRKMPSLLEYLSYNCNFMGILAGPTCSYNDYMAFIEGTAYQPRHLEANGKENGKYKLTEPSPKNNVISKLCTCAISLAIFLSVSKIFPVERSIDEKFIASTPFILQVFYLYLSMLATRPKYYFIWALSDAINNAAGFGFNGYNKDGTPRWDLISNLRILDIEFATSFKMFLDNWNIQTALWLKRVCYERCPINPTAATFLLSAMWHGVYPGYYLTFLTGIGMTMAARALRHNIRPYFLGSTTHKSVYDVITWAGTQVAICYTVVPFVLLAVGPSLKFYRSWYYCIHIACLLLVLALPVKPWHLRAKEEQQQQNSLQGGLTGDHNSHCITDNNCNQKHKAT, translated from the exons GCTTGGCGAGGAAGGAGGAACAGCTGACCCCCAGTCAGAGATGCCTAGCTGTAAG GAAGATGCCCAGTCTGCTGGAGTACCTGAGCTACAACTGTAACTTCATGGGCATCCTGGCCGGGCCCACCTGCTCCTACAACGACTACATGGCCTTCATCGAGGGCACGGCCTACCAGCCTCGCCACCTGGAGGCCAACGGGAAGGAGAACGGGAAGTACAAGCTTACGGAGCCCTCGCCCAAG AACAACGTGATCTCCAAGCTGTGTACGTGTGCCATCTCCCTGGCCATCTTCCTGTCCGTGTCCAAGATCTTTCCCGTGGAGCGCTCCATCGATGAGAAGTTCATCGCCTCTACCCCCTTTATCCTCCAGGTCTTCTATCTGTACCTCTCCATGCTGGCCACCCGGCCCAAGTACTACTTCATTTGGGCCCTGT CTGATGCCATCAACAACGCTGCAGGCTTCGGCTTCAATGGCTACAACAAAGATGGCACACCAAGATGGGACCTGATATCCAATTTGAGAATACTGGACATTGAG TTTGCCACCAGTTTCAAGATGTTCCTCGACAACTGGAATATCCAGACAGCGCTTTGGCTCAAAAG GGTGTGTTATGAGCGCTGTCCCATCAACCCTACAGCGGCCACCTTCCTACTGTCGGCCATGTGGCACGGCGTGTACCCCGGGTACTACCTCACCTTTCTCACGGGCATTGGCATGACCATGGCAGCACGGGCA CTTAGACACAACATCAGACCGTACTTCCTGGGTTCAACGACACACAAGAGCGTCTACGATGTCATCACGTGGGCGGGGACTCAGGTCGCCATCTGCTACACGGTTGTGCCATTCGTTCTATTGGCCGTTGGGCCGTCACTCAAGTTCTACAG GTCATGGTACTACTGCATACACATAGCATGCCTGCTGCTGGTGTTAGCCCTTCCAGTGAAGCCATGGCACCTCCGCGCCAAGGAGGAGCAACAACAGCAGAACAGCCTACAGGGGGGGTTGACCGGAGACCACAACAGCCACTGCATCACAGACAACAACTGCAACCAGAAACACAAAGCCACATGA